The following is a genomic window from Janibacter sp. DB-40.
TTCGCAAAAGCCTAAGCAGCTGCGGTTCGTGGTCAGTCGCGCGGGCCACCGGCGACGTAGACGACCTGGCCGGAGACGAAGCCGGCCTCCTGCGACAGCAGGAAGGACGCCGTCGCGGCGATGTCCTCCGGCTGACCGACCCGCTGGACCGGGGTCTCCTTGGCGGCGTGCGCGAGGAAGTCCTCGAAGGGCACCCCGATGCGCTCCGCGGTGGCGGCGGTCATGTCGGTCTGGATGAACCCGGGGGCGATGGCGTTGGCCGTGACGCCGAACTTGCCCAGCTCGATGGCCAGGGTCTTGGTGAAGCCCTGCATCCCGGCCTTGGCCGCGGAGTAGTTGACCTGACCGCGGTTGCCGAGAGCCGACGTGGAGGAGAGGTTGACGATGCGGCCGTACTTCTCCTGCGTCATGTGCGCCTGGCAGGCCTTGGTCATCAGGAATGCTCCGCGCAGGTGCACCGCCATCACGGCGTCCCAGTCCTCGACGGGCATCTTGAAGAGCATGTTGTCGCGGATGATGCCGGCGTTGTTGACCAGCAGCGTGGGCGCGCCGAGCTCCTCGGCGATCCGGGCCACGCCGGCCTCGACCTGCTCGGGGTCCGAGACGTCGACGCCCACGGCGAGGGCGGTGCCGCCTCCCTCGGTGATCTCGTCGGCGACGACCTGGCAGGCGGACTCGTCGAGGTCGAGCACGGCGACGTGGTGACCGTCGGTGGCCAGTCGGTGGGCGACGGCGCGTCCGATGCCGCGGGCGGCTCCGGTGACGACGGCGGTGCGGGTGGTGCTCATGAGCAGCTCCTGGGGATGGGGAAGGGAGGGTCCCACCCATCGTCGTCCATGGCCCCGGCGTGAGGACACCCCGGTCCCCGGGGGGCTCACTCCTTGGGACGCACCGCGATCCACCGCGGCTCGGTCGGCAGCCGCCAGCCACGCTTGCGCGCGAGGACGCAGATGCCGCCACCCACGGCGACGGCGATGAGCGAGGCACTCGTGCCGGGGACGAAGACCTCGAGCACGACGAAGACCGCGCCGGCGACGAAGGCAGCGCTCGCGTAGAGCTCGGACTGCTGCAGGATCACCGGCACGCGGCCGAGCATCATGTCGCGCACGGCGCCGCCGCCGCACGCGGTGAGCACGCCCAGCAGGATCGCCGGCAGCCAGTGGATGTCGTACAGCATCGCCTTCTGCGTCCCCACGACGGCCCAGGTACCCAGGGCGATCGCGTCGACCCAGGGGAAGAGCTGGCGCCAGCGTCGACCCTCGAGGGGGACGAGGAAGGCGATGCCGGCGGCGATGAGGGCGACCGTGAGGTAGTCCAGGTCGGTCAGGGCGATGGGCTGGAGGCTGAGCAGCACGTCACGGATCGCGCCACCGCCGAGGGCGGAGACGATCGCCAGGACGATGAAGCCGACCGGGTCCAGGTTGAAGCGGCGGGCGACGGCCCCGCCGAGCAGGCCGTTGGCGAGCACGCCGAGCAGGTCGAGCAGCCGGATGATCTCCGGGACCACGGCGGGCGTCTCAGTCATGGATCGCCTCCACCGCCACGGGGTCGGGACGTCCGGCGATGAGGTGGTGGACCACGGTGTCGGTGAGCAGCCGCCCCCGCCGGGTGAGCACGACGCGCCCCCCGATGGCCGCACGACCGTCGACGAGACCGTCGGCGACGAGGCCGGCCACCGCCCGTCGCCCCTCCGGTGGCAACCGGTCGGTCGGCAGGCCCTCGCGCAGCCGGACCCACAGCAGGATCTCCTCGTCGCTGCGCTGCTCCGCGGTGAGCACCTCCCGCGCGGCGGCCGGCGACCCCTCG
Proteins encoded in this region:
- the fabG gene encoding 3-oxoacyl-ACP reductase FabG, with the protein product MSTTRTAVVTGAARGIGRAVAHRLATDGHHVAVLDLDESACQVVADEITEGGGTALAVGVDVSDPEQVEAGVARIAEELGAPTLLVNNAGIIRDNMLFKMPVEDWDAVMAVHLRGAFLMTKACQAHMTQEKYGRIVNLSSTSALGNRGQVNYSAAKAGMQGFTKTLAIELGKFGVTANAIAPGFIQTDMTAATAERIGVPFEDFLAHAAKETPVQRVGQPEDIAATASFLLSQEAGFVSGQVVYVAGGPRD
- a CDS encoding trimeric intracellular cation channel family protein — its product is MTETPAVVPEIIRLLDLLGVLANGLLGGAVARRFNLDPVGFIVLAIVSALGGGAIRDVLLSLQPIALTDLDYLTVALIAAGIAFLVPLEGRRWRQLFPWVDAIALGTWAVVGTQKAMLYDIHWLPAILLGVLTACGGGAVRDMMLGRVPVILQQSELYASAAFVAGAVFVVLEVFVPGTSASLIAVAVGGGICVLARKRGWRLPTEPRWIAVRPKE